The following are encoded in a window of Mycobacterium sp. ELW1 genomic DNA:
- a CDS encoding TetR-like C-terminal domain-containing protein has protein sequence MRTDPPDDDKGPSRSPGRPRDEKIDAAIIRATRDLLLETGYPALSLSAIAARAGTTTAAIYRRWSGKAQLVHEAILPAEIMAMPSASGDVVEDIRALVEATRTMFDRPEVRIALPALIADTVADPEVHSKMISRFASSLTSFQTRIDQQYSPSPGDGDLPLLAEVVVGSAIFRIIIRHDAPLDAAWVDDVTNLISSGWPSVADGSSTAD, from the coding sequence ATGAGAACAGATCCGCCCGACGATGACAAGGGACCCTCCCGGTCGCCGGGGCGGCCTCGTGACGAGAAGATCGACGCGGCGATCATCCGGGCGACTCGCGACCTACTTCTCGAGACGGGTTATCCGGCTCTGTCGCTGTCGGCCATCGCCGCTCGGGCCGGGACCACCACCGCCGCCATCTACCGGCGCTGGTCCGGTAAGGCGCAGCTGGTTCACGAAGCGATATTGCCCGCCGAGATCATGGCGATGCCCAGCGCCTCCGGTGACGTCGTGGAGGACATCCGAGCGCTGGTGGAGGCGACGCGCACGATGTTCGACCGGCCCGAGGTCCGGATCGCCCTACCGGCGCTGATCGCCGATACGGTTGCCGACCCGGAAGTTCACAGCAAGATGATCTCGCGGTTCGCCAGCAGTCTCACCAGTTTCCAAACCCGAATCGACCAGCAGTACAGTCCATCGCCCGGTGACGGTGACCTACCGCTGCTCGCCGAGGTCGTGGTGGGCAGTGCGATCTTCCGCATCATCATTCGCCACGACGCCCCGCTGGACGCGGCCTGGGTCGACGACGTGACCAACTTGATCAGCTCGGGCTGGCCCTCGGTTGCCGACGGCTCGAGCACCGCGGACTAA
- a CDS encoding alpha/beta hydrolase: protein MTDGAPQPASGQGQIGEVPPLDVEGSGILPPVEDRVRRRFGLLERFAPWLGSRWAVELWCTPPVLESAMRMPPGVPPGRPVEAFWDGHRVAGEEWGEGPPIYLVHGWGGQRPHLAMFVKPLVEAGHRVVAFDLPSHNESDPGELAPGRTTATECADAIAAMIETHGPAHAVVAHSLGANATALAAAQGAPVGRLVFFAPMADFPLYLDLFAARHGFGRRIRAGLHRRLEQRIAMPLHETNMTRVGRRANYPPLLLIHDPDDPDSPYVATERLAASWDGARLLTTKGLGRLAHYRVLRHRPAITAGVEFIGERTDR from the coding sequence ATGACCGACGGAGCACCTCAACCCGCGTCGGGGCAGGGGCAGATCGGCGAGGTCCCCCCGCTCGATGTGGAAGGGTCTGGAATTCTTCCCCCGGTCGAGGACCGGGTGCGCCGACGGTTTGGGCTGCTCGAGCGGTTCGCGCCGTGGCTTGGATCACGGTGGGCAGTCGAGTTGTGGTGCACCCCACCGGTTCTCGAGTCGGCTATGCGCATGCCGCCGGGTGTGCCCCCCGGCAGGCCGGTGGAAGCGTTTTGGGATGGGCATCGAGTCGCCGGTGAGGAATGGGGCGAGGGGCCGCCGATCTATCTGGTGCACGGGTGGGGCGGGCAGCGCCCGCACCTGGCCATGTTCGTCAAACCGCTGGTGGAAGCCGGACACCGGGTCGTTGCGTTCGACCTGCCCAGCCACAACGAATCAGATCCCGGTGAGCTCGCTCCCGGACGGACCACAGCCACCGAGTGTGCCGACGCGATCGCGGCCATGATCGAGACCCATGGGCCGGCGCACGCGGTGGTGGCTCACTCATTGGGCGCGAACGCCACCGCATTGGCGGCGGCGCAGGGCGCACCGGTAGGACGTCTGGTCTTCTTCGCGCCGATGGCCGATTTCCCGCTCTATCTCGATCTGTTTGCCGCACGCCATGGCTTCGGTCGCCGCATCCGCGCGGGACTACACCGTCGTCTGGAACAACGCATCGCCATGCCCCTGCATGAGACCAATATGACCCGGGTCGGTCGACGAGCCAACTACCCTCCGCTGCTTCTCATCCACGATCCCGACGACCCGGACAGCCCGTATGTCGCCACCGAGCGACTGGCCGCGTCCTGGGACGGTGCGCGACTACTGACCACAAAAGGACTCGGCCGGCTGGCCCATTACCGAGTCCTGCGCCACCGCCCGGCGATCACCGCCGGGGTGGAGTTCATCGGCGAGCGAACGGACCGTTAG
- a CDS encoding oxygenase MpaB family protein — translation MTVTGERPEILLSDVDFNRRDHPDRPLRPIPPGRDHFADQWRFMREFIFGEWIDIDREVQPSDLTRLRDDYFWQRDELMIGVVEAFERLGYEQGRALFEQALTQGIDTLEDPPQEFVDLFEHLDQLPSQFDLVAAERGRMLAMSATFAATTIIRGWAFYETAMTGDISAATGATGRFADDGPRRFIETAKVFAEFTLPDIFDRQSDAFQDVVRVRLMHALASKGLRQKWGDDVYLKFGEPIPVTSLLGFGSGMLLGRLVDHAFGRKLTKQQLEDLAEYSSFSGRLWGAPEALHSPNGIELIKSLNYVLARGGNPSPWRAQLVDAIAGPVHLTTLTDALPGVVKKVVARHVNQITASVALAPAGVVFGYKQIEAMVAGTLFEPLGYNFERRVRIFTNLTRLNVGIARVADRLPFSNPIRESRKKSGAAARERIAMLNKIARGKHIPLTYSHHDRSTAGKGFTG, via the coding sequence ATGACGGTGACTGGTGAGCGTCCGGAGATCCTCCTCTCCGACGTGGACTTCAATCGGCGTGATCATCCCGACCGGCCGTTGCGTCCCATCCCGCCCGGCCGCGACCATTTCGCTGACCAGTGGCGATTCATGCGCGAATTCATCTTCGGCGAATGGATCGACATCGACAGAGAGGTCCAACCCAGCGATCTCACGCGCCTGCGGGACGACTATTTCTGGCAACGCGACGAACTCATGATCGGCGTGGTCGAGGCCTTCGAGCGCCTCGGCTATGAGCAGGGTCGGGCGCTCTTCGAACAAGCCCTGACCCAGGGCATCGACACCCTCGAGGACCCGCCGCAGGAGTTCGTCGACCTCTTCGAGCACCTGGATCAACTGCCTTCCCAGTTCGATCTCGTCGCAGCCGAACGCGGCCGGATGCTCGCGATGTCGGCCACATTCGCCGCCACCACGATCATCCGCGGGTGGGCGTTCTACGAGACCGCGATGACGGGCGACATTTCCGCGGCCACCGGAGCCACGGGCCGATTCGCCGACGACGGCCCGCGCCGATTCATCGAGACCGCAAAGGTTTTCGCCGAGTTCACGCTGCCCGACATCTTCGATCGGCAATCGGATGCGTTCCAGGATGTGGTGCGGGTGCGGTTGATGCACGCCCTGGCCAGTAAAGGACTACGGCAGAAGTGGGGTGACGATGTCTACCTCAAGTTCGGTGAACCGATCCCCGTCACATCCTTGCTCGGGTTCGGCAGCGGCATGCTGCTCGGCCGTCTCGTCGACCACGCGTTCGGCCGCAAGCTCACCAAACAACAGCTCGAGGATCTCGCCGAATACTCGTCCTTCTCCGGGCGGTTGTGGGGCGCTCCCGAGGCGCTGCACTCCCCGAACGGCATCGAGCTGATCAAATCGTTGAATTACGTTCTGGCCCGCGGCGGCAACCCGTCTCCGTGGCGCGCTCAACTTGTCGATGCCATCGCGGGTCCGGTGCACTTGACGACCCTGACGGACGCGCTTCCCGGCGTGGTCAAGAAAGTGGTGGCCCGGCACGTCAACCAGATCACGGCCAGCGTCGCCCTGGCGCCTGCGGGAGTCGTGTTCGGGTACAAGCAGATCGAGGCGATGGTGGCGGGCACGCTCTTCGAACCGCTCGGCTACAACTTCGAACGGCGCGTGCGAATCTTCACGAACCTCACCAGGCTCAACGTCGGCATCGCCAGGGTCGCCGATCGGCTGCCGTTCTCCAACCCCATCCGGGAGAGCAGGAAGAAGAGTGGGGCCGCCGCGCGTGAGCGGATTGCCATGCTCAACAAGATCGCCCGCGGCAAGCACATCCCGCTGACCTACAGCCACCACGACCGCTCGACAGCGGGGAAGGGTTTCACCGGCTAG
- a CDS encoding lycopene cyclase family protein — MDVLVIGAGPAGMALAAACCQRGMTVGLLDPNPERRWVATYGMWSPELPADLPVSAVAARAAGRAIALTEHRLGWEYVVLDVDALRAHLADQSVGVTVYTGRAVGSPARGAVALADGSTLRASVVVDATGRSRPLDPNWPRRVSAEQTAYGVILDETSVAPLIAPGEALFMDWRADHGESGWPTFLYVVPLGGGAVLVEETSLARRPGLPLATLRRRLDARLAHHGITTPKDARTEKVSFPVDQVRHSGRGVLGFGAAAPLIHPATGFSVAAALQLAPRVAGALAEHLPADPDRALAAAQETVWPTAAKVIHRVRRIGLEALLRMPAGEVPGFFEQFFSLPDAHRWAYLTGRDDIGGTVAAMASLFRHSNWRMRRHLVLPALMRPLETNDELPSLPIRAN, encoded by the coding sequence GTGGACGTCTTGGTAATCGGGGCGGGGCCGGCCGGTATGGCGTTGGCTGCGGCGTGCTGTCAACGCGGAATGACGGTCGGCCTCCTCGATCCGAATCCGGAGCGGCGGTGGGTGGCGACCTACGGCATGTGGAGCCCCGAACTGCCCGCCGACCTGCCGGTCTCCGCGGTCGCCGCGCGAGCCGCGGGCCGCGCCATCGCGCTCACCGAACACCGTCTGGGTTGGGAATATGTGGTGCTCGACGTCGACGCTCTGCGCGCCCACCTCGCCGACCAAAGTGTGGGCGTGACCGTCTACACCGGGCGGGCTGTCGGATCGCCGGCGCGCGGTGCGGTGGCGCTGGCCGACGGCTCGACCCTGCGCGCTTCGGTCGTCGTTGATGCCACCGGCCGCTCGCGCCCGCTGGACCCCAACTGGCCGCGCCGCGTATCCGCCGAGCAAACGGCGTACGGCGTGATCCTCGACGAAACGTCGGTGGCACCGCTGATCGCCCCCGGCGAAGCGTTGTTCATGGACTGGCGTGCCGATCACGGCGAGTCAGGCTGGCCGACGTTCCTGTACGTTGTTCCGCTGGGCGGCGGCGCGGTGCTCGTGGAAGAGACCTCACTTGCCCGCCGACCCGGACTGCCATTGGCGACCCTGCGCCGTCGTCTCGACGCCCGGCTCGCACACCACGGCATCACAACGCCGAAAGACGCACGCACGGAAAAGGTTTCATTCCCGGTCGACCAGGTCCGGCATTCGGGACGAGGCGTGCTCGGGTTCGGCGCGGCCGCACCGCTGATACACCCGGCAACCGGATTCAGTGTCGCAGCCGCGCTTCAGCTGGCGCCGCGGGTGGCCGGCGCACTTGCCGAGCATCTGCCCGCGGATCCAGATCGAGCGCTCGCGGCAGCGCAGGAGACGGTCTGGCCCACCGCCGCGAAGGTGATTCACCGGGTTCGTCGCATCGGCCTGGAGGCGTTATTGCGAATGCCGGCCGGTGAAGTCCCCGGCTTCTTCGAGCAGTTCTTCTCGTTGCCGGATGCGCACCGCTGGGCTTACCTCACCGGCCGCGACGACATCGGCGGCACCGTCGCGGCGATGGCGAGTCTGTTTCGTCATTCGAACTGGCGAATGCGCCGTCATCTTGTGCTGCCGGCACTCATGCGTCCGCTGGAAACCAACGATGAGCTCCCATCCCTGCCAATCCGCGCCAACTGA
- a CDS encoding DUF4174 domain-containing protein, translating to MSGALGSATAMAAELGDYRWERRPLLVFAPAHSDPRLAETLRRIEATRCDFAARDMVLGQVLGTGGSTLDDHPVDAEQSRQLRAQFAVDTNAFKVVLIGKDGGEKMRVTDVPDLQQIYAVIDGMPMRGNEIRTNPGRC from the coding sequence ATGAGCGGCGCCCTCGGATCTGCGACCGCCATGGCCGCTGAACTCGGCGACTATCGCTGGGAACGTCGCCCTCTGCTGGTGTTCGCGCCCGCGCACAGCGACCCGCGCCTCGCGGAGACGTTGCGCCGGATCGAGGCCACTCGCTGTGACTTCGCCGCCCGCGACATGGTGCTCGGGCAGGTCTTGGGCACCGGCGGCAGCACGCTCGATGATCACCCCGTCGACGCCGAGCAGTCACGGCAGTTACGAGCACAGTTCGCGGTTGATACGAACGCCTTCAAAGTGGTGCTGATCGGCAAAGACGGCGGCGAGAAGATGCGCGTCACCGACGTCCCGGACCTTCAGCAGATCTACGCCGTGATCGACGGTATGCCGATGCGCGGCAACGAGATTCGCACCAACCCGGGGCGGTGTTGA
- a CDS encoding CIA30 family protein, which translates to MIRHGLVGAMATLSTLLLVSCGSIEGSAHAGPEVPLVSLDAGWTTVNDPVMGGRSTSQVAYADGGLVFSGTISLENNGGFASARSPEDPDIGRRATGAMSIRVSAIGDGKTYVLRVGAAGQPWSYIQRFPTEAGVQRTYELPVGAFQAVGMRLDPAPQAPATLDPSSISQVSVYILDKQQGPFAITITGIGAAS; encoded by the coding sequence ATGATTCGGCACGGCCTGGTCGGCGCCATGGCAACACTGTCGACACTTCTGCTGGTGTCCTGCGGAAGCATCGAGGGATCCGCACACGCCGGACCTGAGGTTCCGCTGGTCTCCCTCGACGCCGGTTGGACCACGGTCAATGACCCCGTCATGGGCGGTCGGTCCACATCGCAGGTCGCATACGCCGATGGTGGCCTTGTGTTTTCGGGAACCATCTCTCTGGAGAACAACGGCGGTTTCGCCTCGGCCCGCAGTCCGGAAGACCCCGATATCGGGCGGCGAGCCACCGGCGCCATGTCTATCCGCGTAAGTGCCATCGGCGACGGTAAGACCTACGTGTTGAGAGTGGGCGCCGCGGGACAGCCGTGGTCCTACATCCAGCGTTTCCCCACTGAAGCCGGCGTCCAACGAACCTACGAACTTCCCGTGGGAGCTTTCCAGGCGGTGGGAATGCGCCTAGATCCGGCGCCGCAAGCCCCTGCGACTCTGGACCCGTCGAGCATCAGTCAGGTGTCGGTCTACATCCTCGACAAACAGCAGGGCCCATTCGCCATCACCATCACGGGGATCGGCGCGGCGTCGTAA
- a CDS encoding universal stress protein, producing the protein MTSAAQEQSVVVGIDGSDASLGAARWAAEFATAHALPLTLLHAVPRFEWHFAGAEAPTGPESTGDEVLRAAEADVRSAHPDLVISTATVKSAVATALADASQEARLLVVGTGAADHRALGGHAVRTVHRAQCPVVVWRAPVAKRTGKPLPVVVGIDDSESSSRALAEAFDIARLLHAQLTVVHMWEIDAAVGMGDLGGEGNMDWQLLDVLETQQRRRMDELVQPLARKYPNAHVVKVFQDISPAKGLTDLSREAQLVVVGSHGRGRLADSILGSVGQNLIHHAECPVLVVR; encoded by the coding sequence GTGACCTCCGCTGCCCAAGAACAGTCCGTCGTTGTCGGCATCGATGGGTCGGACGCCTCACTCGGTGCGGCCCGGTGGGCCGCGGAGTTCGCCACCGCTCATGCCCTCCCGCTGACGTTGCTGCACGCGGTTCCGCGGTTCGAATGGCATTTCGCCGGCGCTGAAGCACCCACCGGACCCGAGTCCACCGGCGACGAGGTGCTCAGGGCGGCAGAAGCGGACGTCCGGTCGGCGCACCCCGATCTCGTGATCAGCACGGCGACGGTCAAGTCCGCGGTCGCGACGGCCCTGGCAGACGCCTCGCAAGAGGCCAGGCTGCTGGTGGTGGGCACCGGCGCGGCGGACCACCGGGCGCTGGGTGGCCACGCCGTGCGGACCGTTCATCGGGCGCAGTGTCCGGTCGTGGTCTGGCGAGCCCCCGTCGCCAAGCGGACCGGAAAACCATTGCCGGTCGTGGTCGGTATCGACGACTCGGAGTCATCCAGCCGGGCGCTCGCGGAAGCTTTCGACATCGCCCGGCTATTGCATGCGCAGCTGACGGTGGTGCACATGTGGGAGATCGACGCGGCGGTCGGAATGGGCGACCTCGGCGGTGAGGGGAACATGGACTGGCAGTTGCTGGATGTGCTGGAGACCCAGCAGCGCCGTCGGATGGACGAGCTGGTGCAACCGCTGGCCCGGAAGTATCCCAACGCCCACGTCGTCAAGGTTTTTCAGGACATCAGCCCCGCGAAAGGTCTCACCGATCTGTCGCGGGAGGCTCAGCTGGTGGTCGTGGGCAGTCACGGCCGCGGGCGGCTGGCCGACTCGATCCTCGGCTCAGTGGGTCAGAACCTGATCCATCACGCCGAGTGCCCGGTGCTGGTGGTCCGGTAA
- a CDS encoding amidohydrolase family protein, translated as MARSNGFELVDVHAHFLTDEYVSAAVAAGIEHPDGMPMWPSWSIEAQLKLMQDNRIRHAVLSLSSPGVSFADSSQAAVLARHVNDFAVTAVAAHPERFSYFASLPLPDVDAAVVEAQRAIDRHAAAGVVVLSNHRGQYLGDAALDPLWDCLNTRQSIVFVHPTSPPHAEAVALGRPRPVIEFMFETTRTITDLIFANVVGRYPGIKFLIPHCGAALPLLAARVEQFRSLWPMPDGSPPGPLTTETQLRRFWFDLAGYPMPTQATILADVVGTERILYGSDFCWTPEFGVGKQVAALDADRSIDWRRVTSENAQRVLG; from the coding sequence GTGGCCAGATCGAACGGTTTCGAATTGGTCGACGTTCACGCCCACTTCCTCACCGACGAGTACGTCAGCGCCGCGGTCGCTGCGGGGATCGAGCATCCTGACGGTATGCCCATGTGGCCGTCGTGGAGTATCGAAGCACAGTTGAAACTGATGCAGGACAATCGGATTCGCCACGCGGTCCTGTCTTTGTCCTCGCCAGGGGTGTCCTTCGCCGACTCATCGCAGGCGGCCGTACTGGCCCGGCACGTCAATGACTTCGCCGTCACTGCGGTAGCTGCCCACCCGGAGCGCTTCTCCTACTTCGCTTCCCTTCCGCTACCCGACGTCGACGCGGCGGTCGTCGAAGCACAGCGCGCGATCGACCGTCACGCAGCGGCCGGCGTGGTTGTCCTGAGCAACCACCGCGGACAGTACCTCGGTGATGCAGCTCTCGATCCGCTGTGGGACTGTCTGAACACGCGGCAGTCCATTGTGTTCGTCCATCCGACATCACCACCGCATGCCGAGGCCGTGGCGCTCGGTCGCCCCCGGCCGGTCATCGAGTTCATGTTCGAAACCACCCGCACCATAACCGATTTGATCTTCGCGAACGTTGTCGGCCGTTACCCCGGCATCAAGTTCTTGATCCCGCATTGCGGCGCCGCCCTACCTCTGCTGGCAGCACGCGTCGAGCAGTTCCGCAGCCTGTGGCCGATGCCCGACGGCAGTCCGCCCGGACCCCTGACCACCGAAACCCAGTTGCGCCGCTTCTGGTTCGACCTCGCCGGCTATCCGATGCCCACCCAGGCGACGATCTTGGCGGATGTGGTCGGCACCGAACGCATCCTCTACGGCAGCGACTTCTGCTGGACGCCCGAGTTCGGCGTTGGCAAGCAGGTCGCCGCACTGGACGCAGACCGGAGCATTGACTGGCGCCGGGTCACGTCCGAGAACGCGCAGCGAGTTCTCGGCTAG
- a CDS encoding methyltransferase: protein MASTPLPVVLATLALRRTLKRLADKMVPPQFAMLDVGEGVAGVQIAASIAELGIADVLADGPLTAPQIAARIGSDVETTHRLLRGATACGLCTLDRRTGAAKMTAMGDVLRSDHPSSLRAWMRYKGMRSTVEAWGGLAESVRSGRSAFEIVHGMSVWDWYAAHPDEQQLFAATMRQATSIIARGIARVYPWPDGAVVCDVAGGIGTLLSVVVTESQANLRGVLVDSAGMIAEAERFLTERGVADRIDRVEGDIFRSIDATADVYLLKDVLHDWDDERCATILAAVAASMPAGTKLLVVEYLQPRNRPNPFSPLLDLHTLTQRDGGRLRSRAELDDLLVGAGLQPTGRSFSVVPHDIIEAAKIA, encoded by the coding sequence ATGGCATCGACGCCCCTGCCCGTGGTGCTGGCCACGCTCGCGTTACGACGCACGCTCAAGCGACTCGCCGACAAAATGGTGCCACCGCAGTTCGCGATGCTCGACGTCGGCGAGGGCGTCGCCGGCGTCCAGATCGCCGCGAGTATCGCCGAACTCGGGATCGCCGATGTACTGGCTGATGGTCCGCTGACCGCGCCGCAGATCGCCGCGCGGATCGGCTCCGACGTAGAGACCACCCATCGCCTGCTGCGAGGCGCGACCGCATGCGGTCTGTGCACCCTCGACCGGCGGACCGGGGCGGCGAAGATGACTGCGATGGGCGACGTGCTCCGCAGCGACCACCCGTCGTCGCTGCGAGCCTGGATGCGCTACAAGGGAATGCGCTCGACCGTCGAGGCGTGGGGTGGGCTCGCCGAGAGTGTGCGCAGCGGCCGCAGCGCGTTCGAGATCGTGCACGGCATGTCGGTATGGGACTGGTACGCCGCTCATCCCGATGAGCAACAGCTCTTCGCCGCGACGATGCGGCAGGCCACGAGCATCATCGCCCGCGGGATCGCGCGGGTGTATCCGTGGCCCGACGGTGCGGTGGTGTGTGATGTTGCCGGCGGGATCGGCACACTGTTGTCGGTGGTCGTCACCGAATCGCAGGCGAATCTGCGCGGGGTGCTGGTCGACAGCGCCGGGATGATCGCCGAAGCGGAGCGCTTTCTCACCGAACGCGGAGTCGCCGACCGCATCGACCGTGTCGAGGGAGATATCTTCCGGTCCATTGACGCCACCGCCGACGTCTACCTTCTCAAAGACGTGCTCCACGACTGGGATGACGAACGCTGCGCGACGATCCTCGCCGCGGTGGCAGCCAGCATGCCCGCGGGCACGAAGTTGCTGGTGGTCGAGTATCTGCAGCCGCGCAATCGCCCGAATCCGTTCTCACCGCTGCTGGACCTGCACACGCTGACGCAACGCGACGGCGGCCGCTTGCGCTCACGGGCCGAACTCGACGACCTGCTGGTTGGCGCCGGTCTGCAGCCCACCGGTCGGTCGTTCTCCGTTGTGCCGCACGACATCATCGAGGCCGCCAAGATCGCGTGA
- a CDS encoding glycoside hydrolase translates to MTGIRHCLRRTVCGAGSVLLVMAASLAVVHAEPADDALSTLNKLSQQAVRSREAVTAAQRDADAAQAQQAAAEDRQRADLAALEAANNQLAPYQAAVDRLAAMTYMGGGESQMAAVLSTSSPQRLIDELSLQHLVAATTADQMRGYRDARERAAAVARASEQSVADARSAAERAAAIRADLQATWQELLRQIAAAEAQYAALTPQQQAVVENAAPPPSPVGIAPPQDPAIVAMPELPAGDLAPPPAAAIPDDPAALPVGVANEVGLQPNTILAARTISAEFPQISTIDGVRPDSKPWHPRGLAIDIMIPNPGSPEGIALGDQIRAFALANAARFGLQDVIWRGVYSTPAGPQATGYGHFDHVHITTTPRG, encoded by the coding sequence ATGACCGGGATTCGCCACTGCCTTCGCCGGACGGTGTGCGGTGCCGGGTCTGTGTTGCTTGTGATGGCCGCGTCGCTGGCTGTTGTGCATGCGGAGCCAGCCGACGACGCGTTGAGCACGCTGAACAAGTTGTCTCAACAGGCGGTGCGCAGCCGCGAAGCCGTCACCGCCGCTCAGCGCGACGCTGACGCCGCGCAGGCCCAGCAGGCCGCGGCGGAGGACCGCCAACGCGCCGACCTGGCCGCGTTGGAGGCCGCGAACAATCAACTGGCGCCCTATCAAGCCGCGGTCGACCGCCTCGCGGCGATGACCTACATGGGCGGCGGCGAAAGCCAGATGGCGGCGGTTCTCAGTACGTCGTCGCCGCAACGTCTCATCGACGAGTTGTCGCTGCAGCATCTGGTGGCCGCCACGACGGCCGATCAGATGAGGGGATATCGAGACGCGCGCGAGCGTGCCGCAGCTGTCGCCCGCGCCTCAGAGCAATCAGTCGCGGACGCACGCTCGGCGGCCGAGCGTGCTGCCGCGATCCGCGCGGACCTGCAAGCCACGTGGCAGGAACTGCTGCGCCAGATCGCCGCCGCGGAAGCCCAGTACGCGGCCTTGACTCCCCAGCAGCAAGCGGTGGTCGAGAACGCCGCGCCGCCGCCATCGCCGGTGGGCATAGCGCCCCCGCAGGACCCGGCGATCGTCGCAATGCCCGAGCTGCCTGCCGGCGACCTGGCTCCACCACCCGCGGCCGCAATCCCGGACGACCCCGCGGCGTTGCCCGTCGGCGTCGCCAATGAGGTTGGCTTACAACCAAATACGATCTTGGCCGCCCGAACGATCAGCGCAGAATTCCCTCAGATCTCCACCATCGACGGGGTACGGCCGGATTCGAAGCCGTGGCATCCGCGCGGTCTGGCGATCGACATCATGATCCCCAATCCTGGGAGTCCCGAAGGCATCGCCCTGGGCGACCAGATCCGCGCGTTCGCGCTGGCTAACGCCGCGCGATTCGGACTGCAGGACGTGATCTGGCGGGGGGTTTACTCCACGCCGGCCGGGCCTCAAGCCACGGGGTACGGACACTTCGACCACGTACACATCACCACCACCCCGCGCGGCTGA
- a CDS encoding pyridoxamine 5'-phosphate oxidase family protein, protein MPRKLSDEEVEAYLDSRPGWAILTTIEKDGFPHSVPLGYFRLGRDIILGVRDGTRKVANIESNPNVSILLEDGSTMADIRGVMLQGHARIVREPGEAVELAREGARGRGVPESEWPTAPRPGAAYIRVTPVRTVSWDYGNSTSDHA, encoded by the coding sequence ATGCCACGCAAACTCAGTGACGAAGAAGTTGAGGCGTATCTGGATAGCCGCCCGGGCTGGGCGATACTGACCACCATTGAGAAGGATGGCTTCCCGCACTCCGTACCTCTCGGGTACTTCCGCCTGGGCCGCGACATCATCTTGGGCGTGCGAGATGGCACACGCAAAGTGGCCAACATCGAAAGTAACCCGAACGTGAGCATCTTGCTCGAAGACGGCTCCACGATGGCAGACATTCGCGGCGTGATGCTCCAAGGCCACGCCCGCATCGTTCGCGAACCAGGGGAAGCGGTGGAGCTCGCGAGGGAAGGCGCCCGGGGGAGGGGCGTGCCAGAGTCCGAATGGCCCACCGCACCGAGACCCGGCGCCGCCTACATCCGCGTGACACCCGTTCGTACCGTGTCGTGGGACTACGGAAATTCCACCTCGGACCACGCTTAG